CAATCTTGTACTCAAGCAAGGCATAGAGATGGTTGAGCTTGCCTTTTTCAATGGAAGCTGTTGCCGCATTGCCGTGAACACGGTAGCCGACAAGTGGCCTATCAAGATAGAGGAAGAAGCCCTTTGCCGCCAGCAGAGACCAGCACAACCAGTCCTCATACTGAGCCAACTGAACGTAGGCGAATGGGATTTCCCTGAGCGATGAGGAGCGCACCATGACCGATGAATTGCAGATGCTGTTTCTGACCAGATAGTCTTTCAAGGAGCGCAGTCGATAGGGGTTGGTCGGATTTCGGGAGAAGGACGACTCAAAAAATGCACTCCTTTGAACGTCACCGACGACCTGAACACCGGTATGGCAGAGCACAACCTCCGGGCTGGCATCCATAACCTTGACCTGCGCGGCAATCTTGTCGGGCATAAAGACGTCATCGGCGTCGAGGAATGCCAAGTACCGACCCACCGAAGCACTGAAGCCGAGATACCTCGCCGCGCTGACCCCCCGGTTGGCATGTCCTGGGTGAGAAAGGATCTTCAGGGACGGAAACTCGGTTTCCTGCAGCCGACCCAGCTCTTCCCATGATCCATCCGTTGACCCGTCATCGACGACAATCACCTCGATGGATAAGAGCGGGGGGCAATGAACGGATCTGATCGCTTCTCCGACAAAGTCCTTCGCGTTGAAGCACGGGATGACAACGGAAACATCAACGCCTGGCATCGGACCTCCACTCTCGAATGGAGCCCCTGGATTCATAGAGGATGGTCATGGATAATGCTGCAAAATGACAGCACCACAAGATCCTTCAGCCCTGGGATGCAAGCAGGTTTGTCATCCATCCGTTCAGCCAACCTCAGAGACAAGCTCCTTCTGGCCATCAGGTCCATCAGGATCGTCGGATGAGCCTCCATCAGCCTGTAAGGGGTCCGTTGGCTCAGCACCCAGGTGCAGGGTCTTGACCCAGACCAGCTTCTTGGGCAGCAGGGCCATCTTCAGGGTCACCCAGGGGATCACCAGGAACCAGTGGACCAGGTAGAGGATGCCCAGGCCGGCACTGAGAGGGTTCATCGCCGGCAGGGGGGGGCCCTCCGACGGCCGGCGGCAGCCCGTGGCGATCGCCATGCCCGAGAGGGCCAGGGCCACGATCGAGAACGGCCACATGGTGGGGGCCGTGCGGGTGAGCAGGGTGCCGATCAGGTCGGCGCTGGCCACCACCGGCAGCACGTACTGCAGCAGGAAGAAACAGGTGAGATCGAGTTTCTGGCTGAACCCGAGCCGGTCGGACACCAGGCCAGGGCCGTAGTCGAAGAAGCGCTGCAGACCGCCCTCGGCCCAGCGCTGGCGCTGGCGCCAGAGGGCCGGGAGGGTCAGCACCGCCTCCTCCTGCACCGGCGGATCCCAGAGCACGCCGATCGGCAGGCCTTCGAGCAGCAGACGGAAGCTCAGGTCGAGATCGTCCGTCACCGTGTCCTCGTTGAAGCCCCCGACCTTCAGCAGCGCCTCCCGCGAGAGCAGCTGGCCGTTGCCCCGCAGTTCGGCCACCCCGCCGTTGGCCAGACGCCCCTCCTGGATCATGGCGTCAAAGGCCATCTCCATCGCCTGGGCGGTGGTGAGCAGGTTGCTCTGGGCATTGGCCACCGCCTTGCGCAGCTGCACCGCCGCCCA
This genomic stretch from Cyanobium gracile PCC 6307 harbors:
- a CDS encoding glycosyltransferase family 2 protein, coding for MPGVDVSVVIPCFNAKDFVGEAIRSVHCPPLLSIEVIVVDDGSTDGSWEELGRLQETEFPSLKILSHPGHANRGVSAARYLGFSASVGRYLAFLDADDVFMPDKIAAQVKVMDASPEVVLCHTGVQVVGDVQRSAFFESSFSRNPTNPYRLRSLKDYLVRNSICNSSVMVRSSSLREIPFAYVQLAQYEDWLCWSLLAAKGFFLYLDRPLVGYRVHGNAATASIEKGKLNHLYALLEYKIVLLVRSESALHACRVLCSLLETIRLLMVEYLWQPIEEASKAPKIRRNLLVWILIGGAKIVRKVRLPQ
- a CDS encoding glycosyltransferase, encoding MAAGGSDSDRRRAKAALFLACCGLVGIAPHWLPPGRSLVPALTLATLLGGYSLRTVLLQAVRRRPNVAPAAAAPATSEAGTCPAVDVVVAARDEQAVIARLVERIAALRWPQGQLTLWVVDDGSNDRTPELLADLQGRHPFLQVLRRPRDAGGGKSGALNLVLEQLGGRWMLVLDADADLQPDVLERLVPWAEAGGWAAVQLRKAVANAQSNLLTTAQAMEMAFDAMIQEGRLANGGVAELRGNGQLLSREALLKVGGFNEDTVTDDLDLSFRLLLEGLPIGVLWDPPVQEEAVLTLPALWRQRQRWAEGGLQRFFDYGPGLVSDRLGFSQKLDLTCFFLLQYVLPVVASADLIGTLLTRTAPTMWPFSIVALALSGMAIATGCRRPSEGPPLPAMNPLSAGLGILYLVHWFLVIPWVTLKMALLPKKLVWVKTLHLGAEPTDPLQADGGSSDDPDGPDGQKELVSEVG